In Phacochoerus africanus isolate WHEZ1 chromosome 2, ROS_Pafr_v1, whole genome shotgun sequence, one DNA window encodes the following:
- the CILP gene encoding cartilage intermediate layer protein 1 produces MKEGKMVGTKAWVFFFLVLEVTSVLGRQMMLTQSVRRVQPGKRTFSIFATPADPLDSPGEWTTWFNIDHPGGQGDYERLDAIRFYYGDRVCARPLRLQARTTNWIPAGSNGQVVHGSPLEGFWCLNREQRPGQNCSNYTVRFLCPPGSLRRDMERSLWSPWSPWSKCSAACGHTGVQTRTRTCLAETVSLCNEATEEGRLCMEQACSACDLTCPMGQVNADCDACMCQDFVLHGAVSLPGGAPASGATVYLLTKTPKLLTQTDRSGRFRVPGLCPDGKSILKITKSKFVPIKLTLPKTRLKTATVKAEFVRAEIPYIVMNPETKARRAGQSVSLCCKATGKPKPEKYFWYHNNTLLEPSLYKHESKLVLRNLRQDQAGEYFCKAQSDAGAVKSLVARLTVIAPDEAPCNPTPESYLIRLPHDCFQNATNSFYYDVGRCPVKTCAGQQDNGIRCRDAVENCCGISKTEEREIQCSGYTLPTKVATECSCQRCTDTRSIVRGRVSAADNGEPMRFGHVYLGNNRVSMTGYKGTFTLHVPQDTERLVLTFVDRLQKFVNTTKVLPFNKKGSAVFHEIKMLRRKEPIILEAMETNIIPLGDMDGEDPMGELEIPSKSFYRQNGEPYTGKVKASVTFLDPRNISTATAAQSDLNFINDEGDTFPLRTYGMFSVDFTDEAASESLNVGKVKVHLDSTQVKMPEHVPMMKLWSLNPDTGLWEEEGDFRFESQRRKRREDRTFLVGNMEIRERRLFNLDVPESRRCFIKVRAYRSERFLPSEQIQGVVVSVINLEPRAGFSSNPRAWGRFDSVLTGPNGACLPAFCDDQSPDAYSAYVLASLAGEELEAVESSPKFNPNAIGVPQPYLNKLKYRRTDHEDPRVKKTAFQISMAKPRPNSAEESNGPIYAFENLQACEEAPPSAAHFRFYQIEGDRYDYNTVPFNEDDPMSWTEDYLAWWPKPMEFRACYIKVKIVGPLEVNVRSRNMGGTHRQTVGKLYGIRDVKSTRDRDQPNVSSACLEFKCSGMLYDQDRVDRTLVKVIPQGSCHRASVNSMLHEYLVNHLPLAVNNDTSEYTMLAPLDPLGHNYGIYTVTDQDPRTAKEIALGRCFDGTSDGSSRVMKSNVGVALTFNCVERQVGRQSAFQYLQSTSARPSPASTVRGRAPSRRQRASSGSQRQRRGVASLRFPGVAQQPLSN; encoded by the exons ATGAAAGAGGGAAAGATGGTGGGGACCAAGGCCTGGGTGTTCTTCTTCCTGGTCCTGGAGGTCACATCTGTGTTGG GGAGGCAGATGATGCTCACCCAGTCTGTGAGAAGAGTTCAGCCTGGGAAGAGGACCTTCAGCATCTTTGCCACGCCTGCTGACCCCCTGGACA GTCCTGGGGAGTGGACAACATGGTTCAACATCGACCATCCAGGTGGGCAGGGTGACTATGAGCGGCTGGATGCCATTCGCTTCTACTACGGAGACCGGGTATGTGCTCGGCCCCTGCGGCTGCAGGCTCGGACCACCAACTGGATACCCGCAGGCAGCAATGGCCAAGTGGTCCATGGCAGCCCCCTTGAGGGCTTCTGGTGCCTCAACAGGGAGCAGCGGCCTGGCCAGAACTGCTCCAATTACACTGTGCGCTTCCTCTGCCCTCCAG GATCCCTGCGCCGAGACATGGAGCGCAGCCTCTGGAGCCCATGGTCTCCCTGGAGCAAGTGTTCTGCTGCTTGTGGTCACACTGGGGTCCAGACCCGAACACGCACCTGCTTGGCGGAGACAGTGTCGTTGTGCAATGAGGCCACTGAAGAGGGTCGGCTCTGCATGGAGCAGGCCTGTTCAG CCTGTGACCTGACCTGCCCCATGGGCCAGGTGAATGCTGACTGCGACGCCTGCATGTGCCAGGACTTCGTGCTGCATGGGGCTGTCTCCCTCCCTGGGGGTGCCCCAGCCTCAGGGGCTACTGTCTACTTGCTGACCAAGACACCTAAGCTACTGACCCAGACAGACCGCAGCGGGAGGTTCCGAGTCCCTGGCTTGTGCCCTGATGGCAAAAGCATCCTGAAGATCACAAAGAGCAAGTTTGTCCCCATCAAGCTCACATTGCCTAAGACTAGACTGAAGACAGCCACTGTCAAGGCGGAGTTCGTGAGGGCAG AGATTCCATACATTGTGATGAACCCCGAGACAAAAGCACGGAGAGCTGGGCAGAGCGTGTCTCTGTGCTGTAAGGCCACAGGGAAGCCCAAACCAGAGAAGTATTTCTG GTACCACAACAACACACTGTTGGAACCCTCCCTCTACAAGCACGAGAGCAAGCTGGTGCTGAGGAACCTGCGGCAGGACCAGGCTGGGGAGTACTTCTGTAAAGCCCAGAGTGATGCCGGGGCTGTGAAGTCCCTTGTGGCCCGGCTCACTGTCATAG CCCCTGATGAGGCTCCTTGCAACCCAACGCCTGAGAGCTACCTTATCCGGCTGCCGCATGACTGCTTCCAGAATGCCACCAACTCCTTCTACTATGATGTGGGCCGGTGCCCTGTCAAGACCTGTGCAGGGCAGCAGGATAATGGCATCAGGTGCCGGGATGCCGTGGAAAACTGCTGTGGGATCTCCAAAACAGAGGAGAGGGAGATCCAGTGCAGTGGCTACACACTGCCCACGAAGGTGGCCACGGAGTGCAGCTGCCAGCGGTGTACAGATACCCGGAGTATCGTGCGGGGCCGTGTCAGCGCCGCTGACAATGGGGAACCCATGCGCTTTGGCCACGTGTATCTGGGGAACAATCGTGTGAGCATGACTGGCTACAAAGGCACGTTCACCCTCCACGTGCCCCAGGACACGGAGAGGCTGGTGCTCACATTTGTGGACAGGCTGCAGAAGTTTGTCAACACCACCAAAGTGCTGCCCTTCAACAAGAAGGGAAGTGCAGTGTTCCATGAGATCAAGATGCTTCGGCGGAAAGAACCCATCATCTTGGAGGCCATGGAGACCAACATTATCCCCTTGGGGGATATGGATGGTGAAGACCCCATGGGGGAGTTGGAGATCCCGTCCAAGAGTTTCTACAGGCAGAATGGGGAGCCCTACACAGGAAAAGTAAAGGCCAGTGTGACCTTCCTGGATCCCCGGAATATTTCCACAGCCACCGCGGCCCAGAGTGACCTGAATTTCATCAATGATGAGGGAGACACCTTCCCCCTTCGGACATATGGCATGTTCTCTGTGGACTTCACAGATGAGGCCGCCTCAGAGTCCCTCAATGTTGGCAAGGTGAAGGTCCACCTCGACTCGACCCAGGTCAAGATGCCAGAGCACGTGCCCATGATGAAACTCTGGTCACTCAACCCAGACACAGGGCTGTGGGAGGAGGAAGGCGACTTCCGATTTGAGAGCCAAAGGcggaagagaagagaggacagGACTTTCCTGGTGGGCAACATGGAGATCCGAGAGAGGAGACTCTTTAACCTAGATGTCCCTGAAAGCAGGAGGTGCTTCATCAAGGTGAGGGCCTATCGGAGCGAGAGGTTCTTGCCCAGTGAGCAGATCCAGGGGGTCGTGGTCTCCGTGATCAACCTGGAGCCCAGGGCTGGCTTTTCCTCCaaccccagggcctggggccgCTTTGACAGTGTCCTCACCGGCCCCAACGGAGCCTGTCTGCCTGCCTTCTGTGATGACCAGTCCCCGGATGCTTACTCTGCCTACGTTCTGGCCAGCCTGGCTGGGGAAGAACTGGAAGCCGTGGAGTCTTCTCCTAAATTCAACCCAAATGCAATTGGCGTCCCTCAGCCCTACCTCAACAAGCTCAAGTACCGTCGGACAGACCATGAGGACCCGCGGGTCAAGAAGACAGCTTTCCAGATCAGCATGGCCAAGCCAAGGCCCAACTCAGCTGAAGAGAGCAATGGGCCCATCTATGCCTTTGAGAACCTCCAGGCCTGTGAGGAGGCACCACCCAGTGCAGCCCACTTCCGGTTCTACCAGATCGAGGGGGATCGGTATGACTACAACACGGTCCCTTTCAACGAGGATGACCCCATGAGCTGGACTGAAGACTACCTGGCATGGTGGCCCAAGCCAATGGAGTTCAGGGCATGCTACATCAAGGTGAAGATCGTGGGGCCACTGGAGGTGAATGTGCGATCCCGCAACATGGGGGGCACCCACCGGCAGACAGTGGGGAAACTGTATGGAATCCGGGATGTGAAGAGCACACGGGACAGGGACCAGCCCAATGTCTCATCTGCCTGTTTGGAGTTCAAGTGCAGTGGGATGCTGTATGACCAGGACCGCGTGGACCGTACACTGGTAAAGGTCATCCCCCAGGGCAGCTGCCATCGAGCCAGTGTAAACTCCATGCTGCACGAGTACCTGGTCAACCACCTACCACTAGCTGTCAACAACGACACCAGTGAGTACACCATGCTGGCACCCCTGGACCCCCTGGGCCATAACTATGGCATCTACACTGTTACTGACCAGGACCCTCGCACAGCCAAGGAGATTGCACTGGGCCGGTGCTTTGATGGCACCTCGGATGGCTCCTCCAGAGTCATGAAGAGCAATGTGGGAGTGGCCCTCACCTTTAACTGCGTAGAGAGGCAGGTGGGCCGTCAGAGTGCCTTCCAGTACCTCCAAAGCACCTCGGCCCGGCCCTCCCCCGCAAGCACTGTCAGGGGAAGAGCGCCCTCCAGGAGGCAGCGGGCAAGCAGTGGTAGCCAGCGCCAGCGCAGGGGGGTGGCCTCTCTGAGGTTTCCTGGGGTTGCTCAGCAGCCTCTGAGCAACTAA